In the genome of Plasmodium chabaudi chabaudi strain AS genome assembly, chromosome: 6, one region contains:
- a CDS encoding PP-loop family protein, putative yields the protein MHLLPIFYFLWIYWICNVTSLNIRKHGCKNIYTFLNPWTLERRRNINHPKQYVYLKTEKNIHEIIFNESEKVSNHMLDKIKKKKKIILNKNSNEQNKVINLFKGYQTQDGLFLKKFCSFINIENDVKNKELQKVTKSSSLIFTKGDPPKGPLTTCSNTSEKYEADEGETGEGETSSIGKMNDDEIIQQVEAYWVSLLKNRYFFYFLKQKKNIIFSVSAGVDSLSLLYSFIFTIYKIIITILYKDSLNYFDMLDKIKNVYSYKYEDIYNLIQEKVANINHIFNNNSDHLRINKIYFYLAILNKITVLYCNHKTRNECVKEKKFIKQICRLYNLKFATKALTKNDIIKTKDSNLLNDTNLKVPKSSNNFLLISRLWRRNTYNELANKILKQEVKPFGNEDENGKHYKYSEYLNDINVYLKKVYKKNVCTVLLKSCHQFPNYFSDFFFKKKEFLKKSKKIKALIFIGHHQNDNNETMLFHFFRGIYIKNLKGIRFLTYFKDCLFYRPFIKLNKIQIYNYMYVIKKKWKYDISNHKLSVSRNFIRNVIVPNISLIFQKNKQNIKTVESFPNNVQAGQGSELTIHRPVDKTDEMKNAEMYAHSSLDKRLTNLSSQIKNLDNHLAFHNNIFYTYLKNKYYISDDIKIKTNNFFIIEYMKMQNNLYNHFFLNTNVDKIIQINKLLYKNNIFIKVFNFYEFLILPSKLARIEVLYNIIKKDIKTNLNYSTVEQIYNELFLFTVNKLREANLQNDTSQRPNYETSPTNVPSKLKLININGKNKIAVNDNLFCILNNNNNSIGNGDNGENVQSDESASPTKEYKDKSSNIFIHNNISAKVKRINKKNFIIQKSKPNNAYLFIKKRKKKKKEKFNIHIRYLKKNDFIINDRQKKKYIKATKFLSHHNIPYIYKYFLPIIEIENFKKNGILFFFLFGKLTNDKFSLRYLIKKKNLQNNFIYSIQFKNDDHSFI from the coding sequence atgcatttattgccgatcttttattttttatggatTTACTGGATATGTAATGTAACAAGTTTAAACATACGAAAGCATGggtgtaaaaatatttatacttttttaaatccaTGGACTTTAGAAAGAAGAAGAAACATAAATCATCCTAAGCAGTATGTCTATTtaaaaacagaaaaaaatattcatgaaataattttcaatgAATCGGAAAAGGTATCAAATCATATGttagataaaataaaaaaaaaaaaaaaaataatacttaataaaaatagtaacgAACAAAACAAAGTTATCAACCTCTTTAAAGGATATCAAACACAAGAtggattatttttaaaaaaattctgctcttttataaatatagaaaatgatgtaaaaaataaagaactGCAAAAGGTAACCAAATCGAGTTCCCTGATATTCACAAAAGGGGATCCCCCCAAAGGTCCCCTAACCACTTGCAGTAACACAAGTGAAAAGTACGAAGCGGACGAAGGCGAAACGGGTGAAGGCGAAACTAGTTCAATAGGCAAAATGAACGACGACGAAATAATACAACAAGTAGAAGCTTATTGGGTGTcgcttttaaaaaatcgatattttttttattttttaaaacaaaagaagaatataatttttagtgTTAGTGCAGGAGTAGACTCATTGTCTCTTTTGTATTCCTTCATTTTTACAatctacaaaattataataacaatattatataaagatagtttaaattatttcgaTATGttagataaaataaaaaatgtgtattCTTATAAGTAtgaagatatatataatctgATTCAAGAGAAAGTAGCAAACATAAatcacatttttaataataattctgATCATTTgcgaataaataaaatatatttttatctagccattttaaataaaataacagTATTATATTGTAACCATAAAACTAGAAATGAGTGtgttaaagaaaaaaaatttataaaacaaatttgtagattatataatttaaaatttgctACTAAAGcgttaacaaaaaatgatattataaaaactaAGGATAGCAACCTATTGAATGATACCAATTTGAAAGTTCCAAAATCGAGCaataactttttattaatatctaGACTATGGAGAAGAAATACTTACAATGAGTTAGCCAATAAAATTCTTAAACAAGAAGTAAAACCATTTGGAAATGAAGATGAAAATGGAAagcattataaatatagcgAATATTTGAACGATATAAATGTCTATCTAAAAAaggtttataaaaaaaatgtgtgcACCGTCTTGTTAAAAAGTTGTCACCAATTTCCTAATTACTTttctgattttttttttaaaaaaaaagaatttttaaaaaaatccaaaaaaataaaagctttaatatttataggaCACCatcaaaatgataataatgaaacaatgttatttcatttttttagaggaatatatattaaaaatttaaaaggtATAAGATTTTTAACTTATTTTAAAGATTGTTTATTCTATAGaccatttattaaattaaataaaatacaaatttataattatatgtatgtaattaaaaaaaaatggaaatatgaCATATCAAATCATAAGCTATCTGTTTCAAGAAATTTTATTCGAAATGTTATAGTTCCCAATATTTCTCTTATATTTCAAAAGAATAAGCAAAACATTAAAACAGTAGAAAGCTTCCCAAATAATGTGCAAGCAGGACAAGGTAGTGAACTTACTATTCACAGACCAGTTGACAAAACGGACGAGATGAAAAATGCAGAGATGTATGCTCATTCATCGCTAGATAAAAGACTAACCAATTTATCGtcacaaataaaaaacttaGATAACCACTTAGCATTTcataataacatattttatacttatttaaaaaataaatactacATTTcagatgatataaaaataaagacaaataatttttttattattgaatatatgaaaatgcaaaataatttatacaaccatttttttttaaatacaaatgTAGATAagataatacaaataaataaattattatataaaaataatatttttataaaagtttttaatttttatgaatttcTAATTCTTCCATCAAAACTAGCAAGAATTGAAGTACTCTACAACATTATCAAAAAGGATATTAAAAcgaatttaaattattcgACTGTCgagcaaatatataatgaactATTCCTATTTACAGTTAACAAGTTACGAGAAGCCAACCTACAAAACGACACAAGCCAGAGACCAAATTATGAAACAAGCCCAACGAATGTACCCTCCAAATTAAAactgataaatataaatgggAAAAATAAGATCGCCGTAAATGATAACCTATTTTGCATCCTCAACAACAACAACAACAGCATTGGCAATGGTGACAATGGTGAGAATGTGCAAAGTGATGAGAGCGCAAGTCCAACCAAAGAGTATAAAGACAAAAGCTCGAACATATTcattcataataatatttcagcAAAAGTGAAAaggataaataaaaaaaattttattattcaaaaaagTAAACCAAATAATgcgtatttatttattaaaaaacggaagaaaaagaaaaaagaaaaatttaatatacacATCCgttacttaaaaaaaaacgatttcattattaatgatcgtcaaaaaaaaaaatatataaaagctacaaaatttttatcacaTCATAATATtccttatatttataaatacttTTTACCAATCATTGAgattgaaaattttaaaaaaaatggtattctatttttctttttatttggcaaattaacaaatgataaattCTCATTAcgttatttaattaaaaaaaaaaatcttcaaaataattttatatatagtatacaatttaaaaatgatgatcaTTCTTTTATATAG
- a CDS encoding DEAD box ATP-dependent RNA helicase, putative, translating into MILQIKLKNVKNCFKILTHLKNEGKKTFLTCKEIECIIPTASDSNHPKKIINSHVNNINNCNEQNENKCVHSDNKPNTSLNAQNEKHNYLTNFVNEQNKIVYDNINDLNEFCLKNFKKIKSELCIQTSSNREYIPFHFYDTFLSNAPFQKSCINYVDNVMKLKELEESSFFSCENIDKKDEEEKYKDSIIIRKLADCFSDDIISKNITNDGACETLNNIKNNLEYNNKNMTKSEISSKNILNKSYIEKLCKYKYLQNINIDSYIKLSLLKNFNIKYLTTNQYCLFPLFFKDLDLLVHSFKGSGKTIGYAIPLLHKIIIQINKLKKNHKIKENYVHALIICPNIILVEQTYNIIKKLIMYHPYNIICHYIHGRKNMNMQGEINELKKKKPHIIITTPVSFINHIKYSTSFSNLFFLCDTIIIDEAYFLLNQNYLKNILIIKNILPKGHQTILLTCIVNNFLKQLAYRLLRLNYLYLNFVHNCIFDNNIFYSSILMNMINFNSNDKSSYQKYYEHVQNLQFQLYHKFNDQLLQIYQNNILNCDDVGKLWYAKDSKTFYEHVNKFNSFIVHPQLEQSKIKQLNAHTNDLTNFKSEFSKNENNKNSVSKEDKNGAHYDDMPYRPDEEFEKIDNDEIVMENSKDYNNISNIERNNKLNKTNSVSKAYEKDDNLDASLIVEEQEQYKYEGPEERISKLKLSNSDYNNYKMYDSSNNNYEQNKGKNIPTHIFLKQEYLIYDSDKFASILFNIIHKEFISNNSSKIVIIMPTVKMLQFIYAIFKHYIFKGYLFLLYLKCNKFTNSFKNNIINNFCNSFYYDKENVNFSISSSPFEFTELPTNQINIDEKANMKKDNILDKNMHKSTCLNHHEKCYQEREKFINEDQNTETDYSESLNYEQEFEALKDIVILCLHSKLSLDKKMYTLDTFNNDSEAVGKKGRKKILFSSSLLYQGIEVDNVDLVIQVGIRTNIDEYILTTNIATAKNTPGRSLLLLNELEGHYLYTLYKNNIMISSVSKDYLNYLYKDNTILEYLLKYKRRSKIIPQNDSKEDITNSNDLVGDEIKCKNYKNKEKDKKYNDFYNYPLKHIEWHTHKHLLCSCELMYRSLLGFYCEKNNFLKYEKWQVPSLIKNIIYSFGYFENFYITKCMAARLQIINAPDLYIKFNATPKSVLMSSLPSYKGYKSKINELKRKNATSSFDLQENSDPCDK; encoded by the coding sequence atgatattacaaataaaattaaaaaatgtaaaaaattgttttaaaatcttaacccatttaaaaaatgaaggaaaaaaaaccTTCTTAACATGCAAGGAAATTGAATGTATCATTCCCACAGCTAGCGATAGTAACCAtcctaaaaaaattattaacagtcatgtaaataatattaataattgcaatgaacaaaatgaaaataaatgtgtGCATAGTGATAACAAGCCAAATACTAGCTTGAATGctcaaaatgaaaaacataattatttaacaaaCTTTGtaaatgaacaaaataaaatagtgtatgacaatataaatgatttaaatgaattttgtttaaaaaactttaaaaaaataaaatctgAACTGTGCATACAAACATCATCAAACAGAGAATATATTccattccatttttatgacacatttttatcaaatgcCCCGTTTCAAAAAAGTTGTATTAATTATGTAGACAATGTTATGAAGTTAAAGGAGCTCGAAGAGAGTTCCTTTTTTTCGTGTGAAAATATAGACAAAAAggatgaagaagaaaaatataaagatagCATAATTATAAGAAAATTAGCTGATTGTTTTAGTGATGATATTATatccaaaaatataactaaTGATGGTGCATGTGAAACattgaataatataaaaaataatttggaatataacaataaaaatatgaccAAGTCAGAAATttcttcaaaaaatatacttaaTAAGTCTTACattgaaaaattatgcaaatataaatatttacagaatataaacattgattcgtatataaaattaagtcTTTTGAAAAACtttaacataaaatatttgactACTAATcaatattgtttatttccacttttttttaaagatttGGATTTGCTTGTTCATTCATTCAAGGGGTCTGGAAAAACGATTGGGTATGCTATCCCGTTGttacataaaattataatacaaataaataaattaaaaaaaaatcataagATTAAAGAGAATTATGTGCATGCTTTAATCATTTGcccaaatattattttagtaGAACagacatataatattattaaaaaattaataatgtatcatccatataatataatatgtcattatattcatggaagaaaaaatatgaacatgcaaggtgaaataaatgaattaaaaaaaaaaaaacctcatataattattacaacCCCAGTGTCTTTTATTAaccatataaaatattcaacttctttttctaacttattttttttatgtgatACAATAATTATTGATGAAgcttattttcttttaaatcaaaattatttaaaaaatatattaataataaaaaatatattacctAAAGGACAtcaaacaattttattaacatgcatagttaataattttttaaaacagcTAGCATATAGATTATTAcgtttaaattatttatatttaaattttgtacataattgtatatttgataataatattttctattcTTCTATTCTTATGAATatgattaattttaattcaaatgataaaagttcttatcaaaaatattatgaacatGTGCAGAACTTACAATTCCAACTTTATcataaatttaatgatCAGTTATTACAAATCTAccaaaacaatatattaaattgtgATGATGTAGGCAAACTTTGGTACGCTAAAGATtcaaaaacattttatgaacatgttaataaatttaattcatttattgtACATCCACAATTAGAACAgagtaaaataaaacaattgaATGCCCACACAAATGATCTAACTAATTTTAAATCagaattttcaaaaaatgaaaacaataaaaatagtgtaAGTAAAGAAGACAAAAATGGTGCCCATTATGATGACATGCCATATAGACCTGATGAAGAATTCGAAAAAATAGACAACGATGAAATTGTGATGGAAAATAGTAAAGACTATAATAACATATCTAATAttgaaagaaataataaattaaataaaactaaTAGTGTATCAAAAGCGTATGAAAAAGATGATAACTTGGATGCATCCTTGATTGTGGAAGAACAAgaacaatataaatatgaaggTCCTGAAGAAAGAATAAGTAAATTAAAGCTAAGTAATAgtgattataataattataaaatgtatgatagtagcaataataattatgaacaaaataaaggaaaaaatattcccactcatatttttttaaaacaagaatatttaatttacgATTCAGATAAATTTGCTTCaatactttttaatataatccataaagaatttatatcaaataattcatcaaaaattgttattattatgccaactgtaaaaatgttacaatttatatatgccaTTTTTAAGcactatatatttaaagggtatttatttttgctaTACCTAAAATGTAATAAGTTTACAAatagttttaaaaataatattattaacaatttttgtaattctttttattatgataaagaaaatgtcAACTTCTCCATATCCTCAAGTCCCTTTGAATTTACTGAATTACCCACTaatcaaattaatataGATGAAAAAgcaaatatgaaaaaggaTAACATTTTAGACAAAAACATGCATAAGTCCACTTGTTTGAATCACCATGAAAAATGCTACCAAGAAAGAGagaaatttataaatgaagACCAAAATACTGAGACTGATTATTCGGAAAgtttaaattatgaacagGAATTTGAAGCATTAAAGGATATTgtaattttatgtttacATAGCAAATTAAGtttagataaaaaaatgtatacatTAGATAcatttaataatgatagTGAAGCGGTAGGCAAAAAGGgaagaaagaaaatattattttcatcatcttTGTTATATCAAGGAATAGAAGTTGATAATGTAGATTTGGTAATACAAGTAGGTATACGCACAAATATcgatgaatatatattaacaacaAATATAGCAACAGCCAAAAATACACCAGGGAGAAGtttacttttattaaatgaattaGAAGGACATTACTTATACActctttataaaaataatattatgattaGTAGTGTAAGCAaagattatttaaattatttatacaaagACAATACTATTttggaatatttattaaaatataagagACGTAGCAAAATAATTCCACAAAATGATAGTAAAGAAGATATTACCAATTCTAATGATTTAGTTGgtgatgaaataaaatgtaaaaattataaaaataaagagaaagataaaaaatataatgatttttataattatccaTTAAAACATATAGAATGGCACACACATAAACATTTGCTTTGTTCATGTGAATTAATGTATAGATCATTACTTGGCTTTtattgtgaaaaaaataattttttaaaatacgAGAAATGGCAAGTACCTagtttaattaaaaatattatttattcatttggATATTtcgaaaatttttatataacaaaatgtATGGCTGCTAGGcttcaaattataaatgcaCCTGACTTgtacataaaatttaatgctACACCAAAAAGTGTCTTAATGTCATCATTACCATCTTACAAAGGATACAAATCAAAAATCAATGAATTGAAACGAAAGAATGCCACTAGTTCATTTGATCTACAAGAAAATTCCGATCCTTGTGATAAATAA